A window of the Miscanthus floridulus cultivar M001 chromosome 14, ASM1932011v1, whole genome shotgun sequence genome harbors these coding sequences:
- the LOC136505472 gene encoding protein LURP-one-related 5-like has translation MSTRIHPSSSDAAGRARRRAAAAAAAAAKRERWPAVYTVWKRSSMGFQGTDGFCVYDDAGRLAFRVDNYSRRRKLCAGELLLMDGKGTPLLSLRPQLLSLHDRWNCYTATEDAAFDKKASSNSPAQQQVFTMSRCSALRSSSDNAEVHMSSSRAAGSAAAALPSSSSSLSCKHAQAVSAAPAPGYRVEGSFSRRSCKIRHGSDGREAAQITRKSAGVVSRPVAMLGDDVFSLVVQPGVDVTTVMAIVVVMDRICRRPYTPMVCSSQ, from the exons ATGAGTACACGGATACACCCTTCATCTTCGGACGCCGCCGGTCGTGCCCGTCGTCGGGCTgctgcggccgcggcggcggcagcgaaaCGGGAACGCTGGCCGGCGGTGTACACGGTGTGGAAGAGGTCCAGCATGGGCTTCCAGGGCACCGACGGCTTCTGCGTCTACGACGACGCCGGCAGGCTGGCGTTCCGCGTCGACAACTACTCCCGGCGCCGGAAGCTCTGCGCCGGCGAGCTGCTGCTCATGGATGGCAAGGGCACGCCTCTCCTCTCCCTCAGGCCACAG CTTCTCAGCCTGCACGACCGATGGAACTGCTACACAGCAACGGAAGACGCCGCCTTCGACAAGAAGGCGTCTTCCAATTCGCCGGCGCAGCAGCAGGTCTTCACGATGAGCAGGTGCTCGGCTCTGCGGAGCAGCAGCGACAACGCAGAGGTCCACATGTCATCCTCAAGAGCTGCaggctctgctgctgctgcgttgCCCTCCTCCTCGTCTAGCCTCAGCTGCAAGCACGCGCAGGCCGTGTCCGCTGCTCCCGCTCCCGGCTACCGAGTGGAGGGCTCCTTCTCGAGGCGGAGCTGCAAGATCCGGCATGGCAGTGACGGCAGGGAGGCGGCGCAGATAACAAGGAAGAGCGCCGGCGTGGTGTCCAGGCCGGTGGCGATGCTCGGGGACGACGTGTTCAGCCTCGTCGTCCAGCCGGGCGTGGACGTGACCACCGTCATGGCGATCGTCGTCGTCATGGACAGGATCTGTCGCAGGCCGTACACACCGATGGTGTGCTCTTCACAGTAG
- the LOC136504556 gene encoding bifunctional bis(5'-adenosyl)-triphosphatase/adenylylsulfatase FHIT-like translates to MLRCRAVLLLPLPLPPPPRLLSRLPHPRALSSPSSSPLPPPGMEASYKFGPYKIDAREVFHATPLSYAMVNLRPLLPGHVLVCPKREVKRFADLSSDEISDLWVTAKEVGARLEQYHKASSLTFAIQDGPQAGQTVAHVHIHLIPRKKGDFEKNDEIYDAIDVKEKELKEKLDLDIERKDRTMEEMAHEANEYRALFS, encoded by the exons ATGCTGCGCTGCCGTGCCGTCCTGCTCCTCCCACTCCCACTCCCTCCGCCGCCTCGCTTGCTTAGCCGCCTGCCGCACCCGCGCGCCCTCTCGTCCCCGTCGTCTTCCCCGCTCCCGCCGCCGGGGATGGAGGCTTCCTACAAGTTCGGGCCCTACAAGATCGACGCCAGGGAGGTCTTCCACGCCACGCCCCTCTCCTACGCCATGGTGAATCTCCGCCCGCTGCTCCCGGGT CATGTTCTTGTGTGCCCCAAGCGTGAAGTGAAAAGATTCGCTGATCTAAGCTCTGATGAGATTAGTGACTTATGGGTTACTGCAAAGGAAGTTGGTGCGCGTCTTGAGCAGTACCACAAAGCATCTTCACTTACCTTTGCTATCCAG GATGGTCCTCAAGCTGGCCAAACTGTTGCACATGTCCACATTCACCTCATCCCGAGGAAAAAAGGGGATTTTGAGAAAAATGATGAAATATATGACGCG ATTGATGTGAAAGAGAAAGAATTGAAGGAGAAGCTTGACCTGGACATTGAGAGGAAAGATAGAACCATGGAAGAAATGGCTCATGAGGCCAATGAGTACCGTGCTCTTTTCTCCTAG
- the LOC136505658 gene encoding uncharacterized protein codes for MTADGVMARLGQIKPRGRAPGRTHPCPPARAASQPTHPVAGHRPPPAPTPRPPPAPSPAALGHSDGPRPRSTRAGRATNLGTSRPPVPKATQLSRLSNEAAYRLHESRGQGPGVLEAFVENVKKSCRKLAQKLSCMDTPYEEPPLPAQSGGTSSASLRTPAGSSQLVTGVTSTVRTPPHYSAGKDPAIEDDEDEDDDDEWEDWVRAIRTDDATAPTLATLPM; via the exons ATGACCGCTGATGGGGTCATGGCGCGTCTgggccaaataaaaccccgcGGCCGAGCTCCTGgccgcacgcacccctgcccgcccgccAGGGCCGCCAGCCAGCCGACGCACCCCGTCGCCGGCCATCGCCCGCCTCCAGCACCCACGCCGCGCCCGCCTCCAGCGCCCTCGCCGGCCGCGCTCGGCCACTCAGACGGCCCTCGCCCTCGCAGcacccgcgccggccgcgccacgaacctCGGCACGTCGAGGCCGCCCgttcctaag gcgacacaattatcgagactgtccaacgaagcagcgtaccggcttcacgagtctagagggcaggggccaggcgttctcgaggcttttgtggag AatgtgaagaagagctgcaggaagctagctcaaaagttgagctgcatggacactccttatgaggaaccgccactcccagcGCAGTCGGGTggtacgtcttcagcctctttgaggacgccagccggctcttctcagctggTGACAGGTGTCACTTCCACAGTGCGCACACCACCACattatagcgctgggaaggaccctgcaatcgaggacgacgaggacgaggacgacgacgacgagtgggaagattg ggtacgagccatacgcaccGACGACGCGAccgcaccgacgttggctacactcccaatgtga